The DNA sequence ATAAGCTAGGCTTGAGCCGACCATAAAGCAAGAGCCCCGAATGTTCGGGGCTCTGAAGTCTAAAAGCCATCTCATAAACCCATTATTACCATTGCTATGAACAAGGCTTAGCGCGGCACCCGGTCTCCTTCAGGTCCTCTCTCCCCTTGATGATGGGTGTTGCTAATTAATGGAGGTGTTGGTTTCAACCCAGGTGCCGCCAATCATTGCTAGGCATCCCTTTTTACCCCTTCTCCACCTTGATGGGGGAGAACAGAAGAGAGGGTGAAACCCTGCCACCAACAGCCCTTTATCACTACCGACATTCCTGTTTTTCCCACTCTCGCCATGGGAAGGACTAGCAACACCCATCCTTGAGGGAGAGAGTTAGACGCCGTCCTGAGTATGTAGAAGGAGAGAGGGGTTGGGGTGGATAGGTGGGGGATCTCTCCTTGTTTTCATCCTTGCTGCTGGCCCCATACAATCAGGCCATCAAGGATTCCGATTGAATATTTGAATATGCGGAATTGGCCCCCTCACCTATTTATGAGACTACTTCTAATGCAATCTACTGACTAGCGCTTTGCTTTGTATTCCTTAATGGCGTCATCCAGAGTGGCCCAGGCCAGCAGCGCGCACTTGATGCGAATCGGGAACTTGCGTACGCCCTGCAATGCCTCCAGTTCGCCCACCTGCTCCGCCTCTTCACCAGTCAAAGCATGGCCTTGCATTACACTTCTGAAAAGCTCGGAGAGTTCATGGGCTTGGTCCAGGGACTTTCGCTTCACTAGTTGGGTCAGCATAGATGCTGAGGCTTGGCTGATAGAGCAACCCTGGCCGGTGAACCGGCTGGTTTCAACCCTTCCTTCGGGACTGAGTTTCATCTCCAAGACCACCTCGTCACCGCAGAAGGGATTGAACCCTCGCGAGGACAGGTCCGCCTGTGGCAGCTTGCCCTTGTTCCTCGGATTGCGATAGTGGTCCAGGATGACTTCCTGGTATATCTCGTCCAACTCTGCCGGGAATGCCGACTCTTGTGAAACCATCTGACGGTCCTTAAGCGCGGGGTTTGCCCGATGGCGCCTTGGCGAAATACTTGAGCGCCTTCTTCATCGCCGCCGCCAGGGCGTCCACCTCTTCTTCGGTGTTGTAGATGTAGAAGCTGGCCCTGGCCGTTGCGGGAACTCCCAGCCTGCCCCGCACCAGCGGCATAGCGCAGTGATGCCCGGCCCTAACCGCAATGCCTTCCCTGTCTAGTATCGTGCCCAGGTCGTGAGGATGCAGGTCCGGCGAGTGGAAGGACACGATGCCGCCTCGTTTGGACAGGTCCGGCGAGCCGAAGAAGTGAAAGTCTTCGCTGAGTTCCTTCATGGCGCCCAAAGCGTACCGAGTTATCGATATTTCATGCTCTCGCACATTGTTCATGCCCAGGGACTGCAAATAGTCCACTGCTGTTCCCAACGCAATAGTATCGGCGAAGTTTGGCGTGCCAGCCTCGAATCTTACCGGCAAGTCATTCCATGTGGCTGACTCCAGGGTCACCTCCCGCACCATGTCGCCGCCCCGCAGCCACGGCTCCATGGTCTCAAGCACAGCTTTCTTTACATATAGGCCGCCAGTGCCGGTAGGCCCTAGCATCTTGTGGCTGGAAAAAGCCAGGAAGTCGCAGTCCAAGTCCTTCACGTCGGTAGGCAGGTGGGGCACGCTCTGGGCGGCGTCCACCAGCATCAGCGCCCCCACAGCGTGAGCCTTGCGGGCTATCTCCTTGACGGGGTTGATAGTGCCCAGCACGTTGGACATATGATTCATGGCTACCAGCTTGGTGCGTTTGGTCAGTACTGAGTCTAATCTAGAAAGGTCTAACGTGCCTTCCTCGGTGACCTGCAGAAACCGTAACTTTGCTCCTTTAGCCTGGGCTACACGCTGCCAGGGCACCAGGTTGCTATGATGCTCCATCTCGGTCAGAAGTATCTCGTCGCCTTCCTTAACGTTGGACATAGCCCAGGTGTTGGCTACAAGGTTGATGCCTTCCGTAGTGCCGCGCACCAGCACCATGCATTCCGTCGGCGCGCCGATAAAACGCGCTATCTTCTCTCGCGCGCCCTCATATTTTTCGGTGGCTTCCATGCTCAGCGCGTGGACGCCCCGATGCACATTGGAGTTGTACTTTTCGTATACCTCCGCCAGCGCTTGAATCACCTGTTTTGGCTTCTGGGAAGTAGCTGCGTTGTCCAGGTATATCAGAGGTTTCCCATAGACCTTGCGGGATAGAATTGGAAAGTCTTGTCTAATCTTTTTAACGTCCAGCATAGTTCCTTCTGCTCAAAGCTATTGCCGCAGCTCAGTAACCTTAGATTCCATAAGTTCAACCATGAGCCGCTCAGTCACCATCTCGCTTGCGGATTTTTTGAACTCGTCATGGGCTATAGAATCTATGACTTCGCCAATGAATCCCTGAATCAAGAGGTGCCGCGCCACGTCCTGCGACAACCCGCGGCTTTGAAGATAGAAAAGGGCATCCTTGTCCAACTGGCCGCTGGCGGCGCCGTGCCCGCACTTCACATCGTCGGCGTAGATCCAGAAGGCCGGCTTGGTGAAGGCCTCGGCCTGCGGCGAAAGGAGCAGGTTCTTGTCCTCTTGTCGCGCGTCCACTTTCTGAGCGCCAGGCCGCACGATGATGCTGCCATGAAACACCGCCCGCGACTTGCCCCCTAACACACCCTTGTACAATTCACGGCTAGTGGTATGGGGTTTGGCGTGGTCTATGATGACCTGATTGTCGATATGCTGAGTCCCGCTGGCGATGTAAACGCCGTTCAGGGTGCAGGAGCTGCCTTCGGACGCTATAACCACATTCAGGTTATTCCTCACCAACGCGCCGCCCAAGTCAAGGGTTACCGAATGGAAGCTGGCGTTCTCGCCAAGTTCCACTTGTGTCGTTCCTACGTGATACGCGCCTAGGCTGTGGCGTTGCAGCCGGTAGTGCTGCACTGACGACCCGGCCCCCACCACGACTTCTGAAACTGCGTTTGAAAAGTAGCGGCCTCCATACAAACCAACGTGGCTTTCAATAACCATTGCCTTGCTGTCCTTCCCCGTCACCACCAGGACTCTCGGATTAGACAGACTGTCAGGCTGGCGGCCCGAGTTTATGAAAAGGCAATGAATGGGATGCGGCAGTGACAGATTCTCATGGACATATACTAGAGCGCCGTGGTTAACTAATGCCGTATTAATCGAAGTAAACGCCTGGTGTTCATACCCCGCGTGGCGCGTTAGGTGTTCCCTTAGAAGATCGTTTTGTGTTCCTAAGGCTTCTGCCAGATCACTGACAATAACCCCTGAAGGCACATTAACAACTGAAGATAGCTTTTTGGAGTAAAAGCCGTCCACGAATACCAGAGTGCGCCATCTGCCTTCTCCCAACGTGAACGCTTCAATTTCCGATGACGTGAGAGAAGGTGTGGAGGTTGGTATATTAAATTGAGTATGGGCTATGGGAGCAACATCCGTGTACTTCCACTCTTCGTTGTCCCGGCGCGCCACAGGAAAACCTAGCTCGCTAAAGCGGTCCATGGCTTGCCGCTTGATATCGCGAAGCCATGGCGGGGTCTTACTCTGGCCGTTGCGTTCCATGGCATCGAAGGCTGAATGATAAGCGGATTTCTCCGGCGCTTGAGGTCGAATCATTTGCACTCCAGCTATATCAGCGACCTTTGGGCGCTAGGGCTTCAAACTTCTCATACCCCTGGGACTCGACTTCCGATGCCAGGTCGCGGTCTCCGGACTGCACAATTCGTCCTCCGACCAGCACATGCACCCTATCGGGGACCACATAGCCAAGGATGCGCTGATAGTGAGTGACCAGCAGAATGGACTTATCCGGTCCTTTGAGCTGGTTTATCCCCTCAGCCACTATCCTCAACGCGTCTACGTCCAGCCCGGAATCAGGCTCGTCCAGAATCGACAACTTCGGCTCCAGGATAGCCATTTGGAGAATCTCGTTGCGCTTTTTCTCGCCGCCTGAAAAACCCTGGTTTACCGACCGCTTGGCCATGGCGGGGTCTAAGTCTACAATCTTGGCCTTTTGCCTCAGCAAGCGATCAAACTTTAAAGGGTCCAGTTCCTCGTGCCCGTGAGTCTTGCGAATAGCGTTGTATCCAGCGCGAATAAACTGGTCTAGGCGTACGCCGGGGACTTCTATGGGGTGCTGGAAGGACAGGAAAACGCCGGCCCTAGCCCGGTCTTCCGGTGTCATCTGCAGCAGGTCCCGGCCCTCGAAAAGCACCTGACCCAGACTGACTTCGTAGCCCGGCTTGCCCGCCAGCACATAAGCAAGAGTACTTTTGCCGGAGCCATTAGGTCCCATAATGGCATGGGTCTCGCCTGGTTTTAGGCTCAAGGTCAAGCCTTTTAGAATAGGCTGACCATTCACTGAGACGTGCAGGTCTTTGACTTCAAGCATGATTTTCTTAACCTACCGTGCCTTCCAGATTTAGTTCCAAAAGCCTGGTCGCCTCCACTGCGAACTCGAAAGGCAGCTTCTGGAAGACCTCTTTGCAAAAGCCGTTGATTATGAGCGAGTGGGCCTGCTCCGGGCTTAGACCCCGCTGCTGGCAATAGAAAAGCATGTCCTCGTCCACTTTGGACGTAAAGGCTTCGTGCTCCAGGTGAGCGGTGTTGTTCCTCACTTCGACGTAAGGGGTCGTATGCGCGCCGCACTTGTCGCCGATTAGAAGGGAGTCGCACTGGGTGAAGTTCCAGGCGTTGTCGGCTTTAGGCATCACTCGTACGAGTCCTCGATAGGTGTTCTGGCCGTGGCCTGCGGAAATACCCTTGGAGATGATCTTGCTGCGCGAGTTCTTGCCGATATGGATCATCTTGGTGCCTGTGTCCGCCTGCTGGTAGCCTTTAGTCAGAGCGACCGAATAAAACTCTCCGACGGAGTTATCGCCCTGCAGGATGACGCTGGGATACTTCCATGTGATAGCAGAGCCGGTCTCCACCTGAGTCCAGGAGATCTTGGAGTCGCGGCCTGCGCACTTGCCTCGCTTAGTCACGAAGTTATAAATGCCGCCGACACCCTTCTCATCGCCTGGATACCAGTTCTGGATGGTCGAATACTTGATTTCAGCCCTGCCCAAAGCCACCAGTTCTACGACGGCGGCGTGAAGCTGGTTCACGTCTCGCATAGGAGCGCTGCACCCCTCCAGGTAGCTTACATAGCTGCCCTCTTCGGCGATTATCAGCGTTCGCTCAAATTGGCCGGTTTCGGCGGTGTTGATACGGAAGTACGTAGTGAGTTCCAGGGGACACCTCACGCCCTTGGGTACATAACAGAAGGAGCCGTCGGAAAAGACCGCGGAGTTCAACGCGGCGAAATAGTTATCTGAGTATGGCACCACAGACCCCAGATATTTCTTGACTAGCTCCGGATGGTTCTGCACGGCCTCCGAGAAGGAACAGAATATAATCCCGTGTTTCTCCAGTTCTTCCCTGAATGTGGTGGCCACTGACACGCTGTCGAAGATAGCGTCCACTGCTACACCGACTAATCGCTTCTGTTCGTCCAACGGTATGCCCAGTTTCTCATAAGTGCGAAGGAGTTCGGGGTCTACTTCTTCCAGGCTGTTGTACTTCTTCTTAGACTTGGGGGCTGCGTAATATATGATGTCCTGGTAGTTGATGGCCGGAAATCTTACATTGGCCCATCGAGGCAATTGATCACGCTCATGCAGGCTCTTCCAATGCCGGTAGGCCTTTAGACGCCAGTCAAGCATGAACTCAGGCTCGTTCTTCTTAGCCGAAATCCACCGTACTATGTCCTCACTAAGGCCCTTAGGGGCTGTTTCCGACTCAATAGGGGTCACGAAGCCGTATTTGTAGCCCTGTTCCGCTAAAGTCTTTACCTGCTGGTTAGCTGTGGTCACGTCTTCTCCCTGATAGCTCCTTTGAGGACGTAGTACGCCTAGAGTGCGCGCTCATAATTGGAAAGCCCGATGCGAATCTTCGACAATAAGTAGTCGGCTCAAATTTGCGCTGGACGCTTTAGTTGACCTATTGTCGAGTTTCTTAGTCAACAATTATTCTCTCACATAATTGCATACTTTGAAAAGGCAGTCAATAGGAATCTAGGTTGACAAGTTGGACGGTTGGTTTTAGCGGCTACGGGACTCGACGTAAGCGCGTAGAGCGCCTTCCGAAGCATATTGACATTGGAACCCTGTGTTCTTTAAAAGCTTGTCTGTGCTTAAAACTATGGGGTATCTGACCAGGTCTAACCCTCCCCGGGAAGCCTCTTTCTGCAGTCCCAGCCTCCATGCTGCTTGTACTAACGGATACGCAAGGAAGCTCGGGAGCGTCACAGCTTTCTTGCCCAGGATTCGCGCTACGTCGCTATACGGCAGCGCGCCGTTGCCTGCAACGTTGAAAACACCAGGCACCGGATTGTCGCAAAACCATGCTAGCAGCCTTGCCAGGTCCTGACCGTGAATGAATTGGATAGGTGGGTTGTATCCGGAAACCATGAGTAAAAGAGGCTTGTTCAGCGCTCTCGCCACGTAACCCTCTCCTGGACCCATCACCATGCAGCAGCGAAGAATTGTGATGTTCAACTCTGGATGCTGCCGATGGAAGTCCCAGAGGGCTTGCTCGCTCAGAGCTTTGGTCATCGAGTATTGAAAGCCAACCAACGGCTTCGATTTGTAATCTTCCGTGATTGGCACCGGGTTCTCGCGCCTAGCTCCGTAGACTGTGTGACTGCTTAGATAGATAAATTCATTAGCGCCGGCGGTAACGCTGGCCTCCATAACATTGTGAAGGCACTCCAGATTCGCCAAACGTATTTTCTCCGCTTCACCACCGCTTCGGCCTTCGCGCATCTGGAAGGCTAGATGCACCACTGTTTTTATGGGTCGAGCGGCCAATAATTCAGGGTTCAATGGACGGCTCAAATCCATTTCATGGAATGTGAGGTTGGGTGGGCGCTCTGCTGGTTTCCTGATGTCCAGGCCAATGACCTGCCGGCCGTTTTCTAACAGCCTCTGCGCCAGCAAGGAACCAATAAACCCGGCGGCGCCCGTAACAAGAACAGGCGGTTGGGGTGCAGCCTCAGGCATCAGGCGCGGTGTCTATAAAGTCGAAACGCAGGACTCCTAGGCCGGCCACCTCAAAACCCATGACTATCTTATGAGGGCCACTGATTAGCCTGACGCCTTTGGAAACTACGGTCGTAGTCTTATTAAGGGCAATAGAAAAGGGGTACTTCTCTGATATTTGGCCGAATCCTACTTGCTTGCCGTCTACGACAAATGAAGAGTTCTCCAAAGGGACTTCTATGCCATCTATGGTAAGTGGCAGCAAACGCTTCGCATAGCCCGAACCGAGTTTATTGAGCAAATCGAAAGCCATGCCGTCGGGCGTTTGCCTGAGGCTTCCTTTTACATAGAGCCTTCTTAGGAGGAAGCTAGGGACTGTTACCATCAAGGCCTCCCTTAGCTCTGGCCTCCATCATTTTCATACGAAAAAGCTCCTCTTCTATCCTTGCTGCTTGTTCCGGTAACGCTCTGCTCCGGCCTAGGATAGAAGTATATAGGAATATTTGAGCCAGGCGCTCAGCCAAGAAGGTTACTTCCAGCGCTTCCTTCAAGTCCAACCCCACAGACAGGAGCCCGTGGTGTGCCAGCATTGCCGCCATTCGATTCTCCAGAGCCTCGCTAGCCCGCTGTGCTAGCTCTTCTGTGCCAGGAAAAGCATACTCGGCCCTTCGTATTCCACCTCCAATCTTTATGATCACTTCGTCGATAATCGGGGGCAGCTCTTCTATGGCTATCGATGCCGCTGTCGCGAATACAGGGTGGGTGTGGACTACGGCGTTTATCTCAGGGCGCCGCCTGTATACTTCCAGATGTAACGCAGACTCTGAAGATGGCGGACGCTCCTCCTCCACCGGCTCCCCGTTCTCGTCGATAATCACCAGGTCATCATTTGATACAGTCTCAAGCTCGGCGCCCATGGGCGTTATGAGAACCGTGTACTTGTTGGACTGTCGCAGTCTCATGCTAACGTTGCCGCTGCTTCCTAAAACAAGCCCGGCTTTGGCCAATCTGTGGCAAGACTGACAAAGGGCTTCGCGTTCTTTAACCCATCTACTATTAGGCAAGCTAGCTGTCCTGAATCCTCTGATAGAGTAACTTCCACTGCTGGAACAGCTCTTGGTACTCTAAAGTACGTACCATCTCAGGCTCGAAGACTTCTAAATCTGAGGCCATCTCCCGGCAAGCTTCAGAGAGATTCGAGTATATCCCTGCCGCCGAAGCCGCAGCCATGGACGCTCCAATACTGCTCACGTCCGGGCCTGTGGCGCGCCTCACAGGACGTCCAATCACATCGGCGATGGTTTTGGCAAGTACAGCGCTTTGGGCCATGCCGCCGCCAATGTGAAGCGTTTCAGAAGAATATCCGTTTACCTTTTCCATAGCCGGGACGTTTTCTTTTAGACTGTAGGCAAGATTCTCATAGAACGCGTGAAGGATTTGACCTGGGTTAGTTTCCT is a window from the SAR202 cluster bacterium genome containing:
- a CDS encoding class II aldolase/adducin family protein; translation: MRGFRTASLPNSRWVKEREALCQSCHRLAKAGLVLGSSGNVSMRLRQSNKYTVLITPMGAELETVSNDDLVIIDENGEPVEEERPPSSESALHLEVYRRRPEINAVVHTHPVFATAASIAIEELPPIIDEVIIKIGGGIRRAEYAFPGTEELAQRASEALENRMAAMLAHHGLLSVGLDLKEALEVTFLAERLAQIFLYTSILGRSRALPEQAARIEEELFRMKMMEARAKGGLDGNSP
- the sufB gene encoding Fe-S cluster assembly protein SufB; amino-acid sequence: MTTANQQVKTLAEQGYKYGFVTPIESETAPKGLSEDIVRWISAKKNEPEFMLDWRLKAYRHWKSLHERDQLPRWANVRFPAINYQDIIYYAAPKSKKKYNSLEEVDPELLRTYEKLGIPLDEQKRLVGVAVDAIFDSVSVATTFREELEKHGIIFCSFSEAVQNHPELVKKYLGSVVPYSDNYFAALNSAVFSDGSFCYVPKGVRCPLELTTYFRINTAETGQFERTLIIAEEGSYVSYLEGCSAPMRDVNQLHAAVVELVALGRAEIKYSTIQNWYPGDEKGVGGIYNFVTKRGKCAGRDSKISWTQVETGSAITWKYPSVILQGDNSVGEFYSVALTKGYQQADTGTKMIHIGKNSRSKIISKGISAGHGQNTYRGLVRVMPKADNAWNFTQCDSLLIGDKCGAHTTPYVEVRNNTAHLEHEAFTSKVDEDMLFYCQQRGLSPEQAHSLIINGFCKEVFQKLPFEFAVEATRLLELNLEGTVG
- the sufD gene encoding Fe-S cluster assembly protein SufD, with the protein product MIRPQAPEKSAYHSAFDAMERNGQSKTPPWLRDIKRQAMDRFSELGFPVARRDNEEWKYTDVAPIAHTQFNIPTSTPSLTSSEIEAFTLGEGRWRTLVFVDGFYSKKLSSVVNVPSGVIVSDLAEALGTQNDLLREHLTRHAGYEHQAFTSINTALVNHGALVYVHENLSLPHPIHCLFINSGRQPDSLSNPRVLVVTGKDSKAMVIESHVGLYGGRYFSNAVSEVVVGAGSSVQHYRLQRHSLGAYHVGTTQVELGENASFHSVTLDLGGALVRNNLNVVIASEGSSCTLNGVYIASGTQHIDNQVIIDHAKPHTTSRELYKGVLGGKSRAVFHGSIIVRPGAQKVDARQEDKNLLLSPQAEAFTKPAFWIYADDVKCGHGAASGQLDKDALFYLQSRGLSQDVARHLLIQGFIGEVIDSIAHDEFKKSASEMVTERLMVELMESKVTELRQ
- the sufC gene encoding Fe-S cluster assembly ATPase SufC codes for the protein MLEVKDLHVSVNGQPILKGLTLSLKPGETHAIMGPNGSGKSTLAYVLAGKPGYEVSLGQVLFEGRDLLQMTPEDRARAGVFLSFQHPIEVPGVRLDQFIRAGYNAIRKTHGHEELDPLKFDRLLRQKAKIVDLDPAMAKRSVNQGFSGGEKKRNEILQMAILEPKLSILDEPDSGLDVDALRIVAEGINQLKGPDKSILLVTHYQRILGYVVPDRVHVLVGGRIVQSGDRDLASEVESQGYEKFEALAPKGR
- a CDS encoding cysteine desulfurase; this translates as MDVKKIRQDFPILSRKVYGKPLIYLDNAATSQKPKQVIQALAEVYEKYNSNVHRGVHALSMEATEKYEGAREKIARFIGAPTECMVLVRGTTEGINLVANTWAMSNVKEGDEILLTEMEHHSNLVPWQRVAQAKGAKLRFLQVTEEGTLDLSRLDSVLTKRTKLVAMNHMSNVLGTINPVKEIARKAHAVGALMLVDAAQSVPHLPTDVKDLDCDFLAFSSHKMLGPTGTGGLYVKKAVLETMEPWLRGGDMVREVTLESATWNDLPVRFEAGTPNFADTIALGTAVDYLQSLGMNNVREHEISITRYALGAMKELSEDFHFFGSPDLSKRGGIVSFHSPDLHPHDLGTILDREGIAVRAGHHCAMPLVRGRLGVPATARASFYIYNTEEEVDALAAAMKKALKYFAKAPSGKPRA
- a CDS encoding NAD-dependent epimerase/dehydratase family protein, translated to MPEAAPQPPVLVTGAAGFIGSLLAQRLLENGRQVIGLDIRKPAERPPNLTFHEMDLSRPLNPELLAARPIKTVVHLAFQMREGRSGGEAEKIRLANLECLHNVMEASVTAGANEFIYLSSHTVYGARRENPVPITEDYKSKPLVGFQYSMTKALSEQALWDFHRQHPELNITILRCCMVMGPGEGYVARALNKPLLLMVSGYNPPIQFIHGQDLARLLAWFCDNPVPGVFNVAGNGALPYSDVARILGKKAVTLPSFLAYPLVQAAWRLGLQKEASRGGLDLVRYPIVLSTDKLLKNTGFQCQYASEGALRAYVESRSR
- a CDS encoding SUF system NifU family Fe-S cluster assembly protein, giving the protein MVSQESAFPAELDEIYQEVILDHYRNPRNKGKLPQADLSSRGFNPFCGDEVVLEMKLSPEGRVETSRFTGQGCSISQASASMLTQLVKRKSLDQAHELSELFRSVMQGHALTGEEAEQVGELEALQGVRKFPIRIKCALLAWATLDDAIKEYKAKR